The Acidobacteriota bacterium region GGGCCGGGCAACGATCAGGAACTGTCAAAATCGGTCGGCATCAACGGCTCCAACGAATCCGACCCCGCGCACAAAGGCCTGGCATTGATCGCCATTGAGGGCTATCCGGTCTTTGGCATGTCCACCAACATGCCGACGATCAACGCCGATAACATTTTCAACTACGTGAACAACTGGACGAAGGTGTCGGGCAATCACACCTTCAAGTGGGGCGCGGACATCCGCCGCTTCCGCATGGATCGCTTACAGATTCAAGGCACGTCCAGCTTCGGCCCGCGCGGGCGTTTCAATTTCAATTCGGGTGTGGCGTTGAGACAGGGCGCGCCCTCGCAACCGAACACGCTGGCCAACGGCTTCGCCAGCTTTTTGCTGGGTCTGCCGGATCAAATTGGCCGCGCGGTCTTCACCACGACGCCGACCAATCGCACAACCAACTACTTCTTCTTTGGTCAAGACACCTGGCAATTCAATCGCAAGCTGACCTTCAACCTTGGTCTGCGTTATGAAATCTATACGCCGATCACTTCGCGGCTGGCGGGCGGCCAGGGCAACTATGACCCCGAAACCAACAACCTGCTGGTTGCGGGCGTAGGCGATGTCAGCCTGTCGGCGGGCGTGAAAACCGATTGGAACAACCTCGCGCCGCGCGTCGGCTTTGCCTATCGTTTCGGCGACAAAGACCGTAACGTGCTGCGCGGCGGCTTCGGCATCAGCTATTTCACGGCGCGCTTCGGCTTCACGGGCGGGACGCTCTCGACCAGCTTCCCGGTCATCGCCGATCAGACCATCGGCGCGGCGGGCGATTTTCTGGCCGCCGGTTCGATCACCACGATTCCGGCCTTCACGCCGGTGCCGATTCCCACGAACGGCATCATCAATCCCGCGCCAAACATCGGCCTGTTTGCGATTCCCTTCCACAACAATCTACCGACCGTGCTGAGTTACAACCTGACCGCACAACGCGAAGTGCTGCCCGGCATGAGTGTCGAACTGAGTTATGTCGGCAATCGCGGTTATAACCAGCCTTACAACCGGCAACTGATGGTCTCGCAACCGGGCACGGGTTTGGCAGGTGTGCCGCTCAACCAGAAGTTCGGTCGCACCGCGACGACGACCCTGCGCGCCTATGGCGTGGATTCCTGGTACAACTCGTTGCAGGCTTCAGCCGAAAAACGGCTCTCGAAAAACGTCGCATTCACGGCGGCGTATACCTGGTCGCGTTCGATTGATTTCACCAGCAACAACGGTGGCCTGGGCAATCCGCTGATTCTCGAATACAACAAAGCCGTCTCCGATTTCGACCGCAAACACGGCTTCACGCTGAGTCATACGGTCGAACTGCCCTTTGGTCGCGGCCAAAAGTATTTGAGCAAGGGCGTGGCGTCCGTGATCCTGGGCGGCTGGCAAGCGAACGGTATTTTTCAGGCGTTCAGCGGACGCCCGTTCAGCGTCTCAATGAGCAACGCCGCGCTCAACGGCGGCCCAAGCAACGCGCAGCGGCCTGATCAATTGCGTTACCCGGCCATCAGCGGCGCGGTTGGCCCCGGCACGCAATGGTTCGATGTGACGGCCTTTGCCGCACCGACGACCGTGCGGTACGGCACGGCGGGGCGCAACACGCTGCGCGGGCCGAAGCTGGTCAATTATGACTTCTCGCTGTTCAAGAGCTTTGCCATCACCGAAGGCAAGCGCATTGAATTCCGCACGGAGTTTTATAACCTGACCAATTCGCCGCACTTCAACCAACCGGCGGCCAATTTCAGCACAGCGGCTTCCTTCGGTTCGATCACCAGCACCATCGGCGCGAATGGCGTCGCGGGCGGCGGCGAACGCGAAGTGCAGTTTGCGTTGCGGTTTTTGTTTTAGTTGTGGATGGGACGGATGGGATGGATGGGACTAATGGGACTAACGGGATGGATGGACGTTATCAGTCTCATCAGTAACATCCATCCATTTAGTCCCATCCGTCCCATTAGTCCTCATCACCCTTTCCCTTTTGCTTCTGTTTATCACGCTCTTTTAAGCGCGCGCGGGTCATCCGTTCCCGCAAGCCGCCGTCTTTCAAAAAGTCTTTTTCCAAGCGCCTGATTTGCTGGTCGAGCAAATAGTTGGCCTGGTGAATCAGACAGAGAGCGATGTTGGCGAGGACTTCATCCGTGCGCGTTTCGCAAAACTCGCGGAACAGTTCAAAGGTCAGCGGTTGTTGTTGGCCGAGCTTGCGCACAAACAACGCCTCTTTGGAATCTTTGTCCCAACGAAGTAAATCCCGCACACGCAAATAGTCTTCGTAATCCACCAGCAGTTCTTCCAGACTGGCGCGGGCGACGTTGGTCAGTTTGATTTCCATCTCTTTCGACGTCCCCGACGCTCGACTGCCTTCGGCGATATTTTGTTTGCCGGAGCAGGCCGCCTGCACCATCTGATCAATTGTGCGGTCACCGCGTTTAAGAAAGCGCCGCAAAATCGATAAGTCAGG contains the following coding sequences:
- a CDS encoding TonB-dependent receptor — its product is MQSSFRLLSAAMFVLLSAAFTFGQAVTGSIVGTVTDNSGAAVAGAKVTITETNTGNARTAATNNDGGYVVPYLMPGTYKLEVEKNGFKQFVQTGVLLATGEKLRLNAALEVGQISERVEVSTAASLLQTESAEVNQSFEAKKIQELPLNGRNFQSLLTLVPGVQPSNSQVGIFDNPQGTQFMQVNGQNNSANNFQIDGVDNNEPLLGLVVQIPPAEAIQQFSVSTSNYDAEFGRAVGAVVNVTTKPGSNQFHGSLYEFHNNSAFKARNYFQLTGNRNSDGRLKVPNAIKNQFGGTFGGPIIKNRTFFFGDYQGQYQRIGRPSVVQTVPTEAFRNGDFSALPAASIIWDPASNANPTLRTAFDGNKIPASRISPVALNILKFLPLPNLPGFANNYLPPALPFSLNTYAFDTRIDHQFSDRTTFFGKYNYFQSLMADPGIFGIAAGPTAVGGADALANGKGRNQVVTLNLTRTFSSTLTTEARFGFTRYFINAQGPGNDQELSKSVGINGSNESDPAHKGLALIAIEGYPVFGMSTNMPTINADNIFNYVNNWTKVSGNHTFKWGADIRRFRMDRLQIQGTSSFGPRGRFNFNSGVALRQGAPSQPNTLANGFASFLLGLPDQIGRAVFTTTPTNRTTNYFFFGQDTWQFNRKLTFNLGLRYEIYTPITSRLAGGQGNYDPETNNLLVAGVGDVSLSAGVKTDWNNLAPRVGFAYRFGDKDRNVLRGGFGISYFTARFGFTGGTLSTSFPVIADQTIGAAGDFLAAGSITTIPAFTPVPIPTNGIINPAPNIGLFAIPFHNNLPTVLSYNLTAQREVLPGMSVELSYVGNRGYNQPYNRQLMVSQPGTGLAGVPLNQKFGRTATTTLRAYGVDSWYNSLQASAEKRLSKNVAFTAAYTWSRSIDFTSNNGGLGNPLILEYNKAVSDFDRKHGFTLSHTVELPFGRGQKYLSKGVASVILGGWQANGIFQAFSGRPFSVSMSNAALNGGPSNAQRPDQLRYPAISGAVGPGTQWFDVTAFAAPTTVRYGTAGRNTLRGPKLVNYDFSLFKSFAITEGKRIEFRTEFYNLTNSPHFNQPAANFSTAASFGSITSTIGANGVAGGGEREVQFALRFLF
- a CDS encoding four helix bundle protein, producing MVQAACSGKQNIAEGSRASGTSKEMEIKLTNVARASLEELLVDYEDYLRVRDLLRWDKDSKEALFVRKLGQQQPLTFELFREFCETRTDEVLANIALCLIHQANYLLDQQIRRLEKDFLKDGGLRERMTRARLKERDKQKQKGKGDED